The nucleotide sequence ATGGTTCCACAACAAGGTGAATTGCGATCTCGCGGACTGGAAGCGCCGATATCGGGTGGCGATCGAACTCGACAGGCTGCGCATCCGTGTGCTCGATGACTATATCGGCGCGGGATACGCCCGGGCTGACGCCGCGGTGTTTGCCACCATCGCCCAGGCGGCCCGGCTGGAGGGATTGGTGCTCGACCCCGTCTATACCGGAAAGGCCTTTCACGGCATGCTCGAGGAGATTCGCGCCGGGCGTTTGTGCGAGGCCGAGGATATCGTGTTCGTGCATACCGGCGGCATATTCGGCCTGTTCGCCCAGCGCGCCGAGGCCATGCGCGAAATCGCGCCCGGGGCTGCTGGCTGAGCGCTGCGCTCCCCGGCGCACATGGTTACAATGCCCTCGACTCATACGGACCAGCGCATGCCAGCGGAACTCGGAAACAAGCTCGTCATCGCCATCTCCTCGCGCGCCCTGTTCGATCTCGACCAGAGTCACGAGGTATTCGAGCGCGACGGCCTCGAGGCTTACCAGCGCTACCAGATTGAACACGAGGACCAGGTGCTCGCTCCGGGCGATGCATTTCTGCTGGTGCAGAAACTGCTCGGCCTGAACGCACGTCTGAAGGGTGAGGCGCGGGTCGAGGTGATCCTGCTGTCACGCAACAGTGCCGATACCGGTTTGCGCGTGTTCAACAGCATCCAGCATTACGGGCTGGCGATCACGCGCGCGGCGTTCTGCGCCGGCCAGAGCCCTTATCGCTATGTCGGTGCTTTCGGCTGCCACCTGTTCCTGTCGACCGAGGCCGAGGACGTACGCCAGGCCCTCGAGCAGGGAGTGGCCGCGGCGACCTTTCTGCCCTCGCGCGCCAGCAGCGAATCGGTAGAGCAGCTGCGTTTCGCCTTCGACGGCGACGCAGTGCTGTTTTCCGATGAAGCCGAGCAGATCTACAAGAGCCAGGGGCTGGAAGCGTTCACCCGCAGTGAACAGCAGGCCGCGAAGCAGCCGCTCAGCGGGGGTCCGTTCAAGGCCTTCCTCTCGGCTTTGCAGCAGCTGCAGCACGAGTTCCCGCAGGATCAGTGCCCGATCCGTACCGCACTGGTCACGGCGCGTTCGGCTCCCGCGCACGAGCGCGTGGTGCGTACGCTTCGCGCCTGGGGGATCCGTATCGACGAGTCGCTGTTTCTCGGTGGTCTCAACAAGTCGGAATTCCTGCGCGCCTATGGCGCCGATGTGTTTTTCGACGACCAGCGCCTGCATTGTGATTCCGCCAGTGAACACGTGCCCACCGGACATGTGCCGCATGGCATCGCGAACCGCTGAATGCGCTGGCGGGCGAACACCTGATCGCCGTACGATGAGCTCCACCCGACACCCGAAGGAAGGAATCGAAACATGAAGCATGGTCCTGTTAGCGCCGCACTGATGCTGTTCAGCGTGTTGTCCGTTTTTTCGGTTCAGGCCGACGAACTCTCGAGCGCGACCGAGCACCTGGTCCGTCAGATCAGGGAAGCCGAACGCCAACTGCGGCAATTTCCCGCCTACGCGGAAGATGCGCCGGGCGCCTACGCCCACCTGATGCGCATGTTGCGACGATCGCTTGAAGAGCAGTTCCTGCAGGACCCCGACTACCCGTTCTTTCGGGTACTTGACGACTGGGTGCGCGAGGGCGGCGATAATCCCGATCAGCGATATCTGTTTGCCCGCCTCAAGGGCGGTGAGCGCTACCGCGTTTGGGGAAATGTCGGCAGCGCCCATGCGGTCGAGCTGCAGCTCTACGAGGGACAGCCTTGGGCTGGCAAAGGGCAAGCCGGTGACTACCTGCCGTCCCGGGAATTGGTGACTGATGCTGAAGGCAACTTCGAGGTGGTGTTGTCAGCGGAGCGAACCGGCAAGAACTGGCTGGCCATGAATTCGGCCACGGATACAGTGGTCGTCAGGCAGATCTACAAGGAATGGACGGATGCAGCACCGGGGCGTATCCACATCGACCGTCTGGAGAATACGAGCCAACCCAAGCCCGTGGCCAACTCCGAGGATGTCGCCCGGCGTATCAGGAACACGGGAGACGCGGTGAGGCTTTCAACGCTCGTCTGGCCCGGGTTTGTGCAGCAGCGCTATGTGGCCGAGCAGCCCCTGAACCAGGTGTCCAGCCTTATCGATACCGAGACCGTGGGCGGAGCCGAGGGGCGGTGGATGGCCCACGGTGTGCACAACCTGCAGGAAGACGAGGTGCTGCTGCTGAAAATGCCCCCGACCAGTGCGCGCTACCAGGCGATACAGCTGGCAGACATGTGGTTCGCCTCGCTCGAGTACGCCGACTGCATCACCAGTCTGAATGACGCCCAGAGTATCGTGGCAGCTGACGGTAATACCTACTACGTCATTTCCGCAACCGACCCGGGCTACCCGAACTGGCTGGATGCGGAAGGTGGAAAGCGGGGAGTGTTTCTTCTGCGCTATGACGGGGTCAACGGAGTCATCGATAAATCGCTGTGGCCCGAGGCTCGCCTGTTGAAAAGGGAAGCTCTGCGGACAGCCATTCCGGGATATCGTGAAGCGAGCGCCGAGGACCGCCAGTCAACACTGCGGGAGCGTCGGCGGCATGTTCAGGTTCGTTACGGCAAGTAGCTGAATGAAATAAACGGCGATTATTGGTTTGCTGATCTGGCGGTACGTGGCTCTTTCGCACCTGACGGGATAACAGGATGCTCTTGAAAGACAAGGTCGTGTTGGTTGCCGGTGCGGGCCCCGCGATACGACTCGAGCCGGATGCATCGAGCGTGCTGGTAGCCATGCCAGACGGGGGGAGATCTGCTGACGCCGAATCGCCTCTGCGCGCGAACGCATAGACCCCTGAATCTGGACCGTCATGCTCTGTTTACGGTCATTGCGGGTGACTTATCCTGCGTATTGGTGCTCGTCAAATTCGCGTATGTGGAAGCTGCAGGTATTGTGCAATGATCATTCATTGCACAGGGATGACCGGTCGAGACACCAAGCTTGATTGAGTGAAATACCGTAACCCTGGAGGAATAATCAAAATGAGCCAACTTGAATTGAACCGCAAGACTCTGAGTTTGATCGTTGCCGGTGCGGCCGCGCTGATGATGGCAGAGGGCGCTGTAGCCCAGAAAGCCGGCCTCGAGGAAATGGTGGTCACGGCGCAGAAGCGCGAACAGGATATCCAGGACGTGCCTATTTCCATGACGGCCATAGGCGGAGAGGCACTGCGGACCCGAGGCATCGACGGAATCGCAACCATCAACGGGATCGCTCCCAACGTCACCTTCCGCGAGTCCCCTTCCAGCAGCCTGATCTCCATCGTCAGCATCCGCGGCAGCACGGCCGGCCAACCGGCGATCTGGATGGACCCTCCGATAGGCATGTACCTCGATGGCGTATATTTGAGCAAGTCCCAGGGCAGCGTGTTCGGCATCGTCGATCTGGAGCGTATCGAGGTGCTGCGCGGCCCGCAGGGCACGCTGTTTGGCCGCAATACCGAGGGCGGCGCGATCAACTTCATCACCCGCAAGCCCTCGGGCGAACTGAGCGGCTCGGTGGGTCTGGAGTACGGCCGCTTCAACAACACCGTTGCGCGCGGGAACGTCGATCTGCCGCAGATGGGCATGCTGAGTACCAGCTTCAGTTACCGCAAGGTAGACCGTGACGAAATCATCGAAAACGATACTCCCGGTGTCGAAGACTTGGGCGAGTTGGACGAAGAGGCCTACCGCTTCGCCGCGAAGCTGGACATCACCGACAAACTTCAGGCCAATTACGCCTATGACCACTCCGAGGCGGACAACACGTCGCCGGCCATCACGGCCGCGTCCTTGGTCGGCTGGCAGGGTTCGTCGCCGTTCTACCAGGGTTTTGCGTCATTCATCGAGTCCGATTTCCCCAACTCCATCGCGACCAACCCGGACCGGCCGTTGTTCAACAAAAGTGACATCGATGGGCATGCGCTGACGCTCGCCTATGACGTCAATGAGCACAACCAGATCAAGTACATCGGTGCCTACCGCGAGGTGGACTTCGACGACGGCAATGACATCGACGGCGCGCCCATCAGCTTCACCACGGTGCCCTTTGGCCCGAACCTGTACTTCCAGCGCCACACGAACATCTCGACCACATCGCACGAGATCCAGTGGGTGGGCGACATTGACCGCCTGAATTATGTGCTCGGCTACTACTACTACGAGGACGAAGGTGATACGTGGGGACCGCAGGACTTTTTCGGCAGTACGGCGCGTGACGATTACGGTGCGGATACCAAGGCGAGTGCCTGGTTCATGCAGTTCGATTACGAGCTCACGGACAAGCTCACCGCGACCGTGGGTTTCCGTCAGACCGAGGAGGAGAAGAGCGGCTACACGCGCCGCTTCAACACAGACGGCTTCAATGGTCCGCGAACGGGTGCGTTCGTGATAAATGTCTCGGGTTACAAGGCGCAGTGGAATAGCGACACGCCGGTATTCGCACTGCGGTACGCGCTGACCGATGACCTGAGCCTTTATGCACGCGCGGCCAAGGGCTTCAAGAGTGGTGGCTTCAGCTCGGAACTGACCGATCCGGTAAGCTTGCTGATGCCCTTCGATCCCGAGGAGGCATGGACCTACGAGGCCGGCATCAAGGCTTCACTGTTCGACAACCGCGCCAAAGTTTCCGCAGCGGTGTTCCGCAACGAGATCACCGATTTTCAAACCACTCAGCTGATACCGGGAGGTACCGGTTCCTCCTCCTTTGTTACCAACGCGGGTGAGGCGACCTACCAGGGCATCGAACTGGAGGGCACGTTTCTGGTCAGCGATGGATGGACCGTGCAGTTCGGCTATGGTTACCTCGACGCCGAGTTTGGCGAATTCATGGACAACCCGATCGACTTCGACCCCGTGAGCGGTAATTACTTCACCAACTCCTCGGCCGCGCTGATCGACACCGGCAGCAACCGGGTCGCGCCCTACGCGCCCGAGCATACGCTGAACCTGAACCTCGACGGTCGGCTGGCTCAGACAGAGATCGGTGAACTGCGCCTGATAGTGGATTACACGTTCATCTCCTCCAACTACCTCTACGCGGCCAACAAGTCGCTGGACGCCCCCAATGCGGGCGGCCAGTACCTGGCCGACCTCGTTGAAATACCCGATGCGCCCATGCTCAACGCGCGATTGCTGCTGTCCGGCATTCCTATGGGTTGTTGCGCCGGGGAGGCGCAGGTCTCGATCTTCGGACGTAATCTCACCGATTTCGACGACCGCCAGCCTGCGATCGACTTCGGCGGTTTCATCGATGCCAGCTGGCCTACGCCGCGTACCTATGGCGTGGCTGTCGATTACAGTTGGTGAGCGCGCAAGGGGTTCGCTGGAGCCCCTTGCGTTCATTCCATCGCTTCACTTGCTCTCTCCGTCCCGGGGGCGGAGAGAGCTTCACTGCCCTCGCTCGCAGCGTGGTGAATCCATGTGTTTGACTGTCCATGTAAAGGAGATCTGGCGATACCTGGTAAAGAGCATGGGGGGCGAGTCCCCTGTAATGAAAAAACACACGTCGCGCTCGATGTCCGGCATATTGCTCACCGCATTGCTATCTCAATTTCATGCCCTGGCGGAGGAATCCGTTGCCGGGGCGGAGCGACTTGGCAGCGATGCAATCGTTCGCGCTTTTGCAGACGTGCGTGATGACGCGCAGGTGCAGGATACGGCAGGCACTTCTGCAGTGAACTACTGGTATGCCGATGGCCGATTCACCAATCGCTGGACCAATACTTCCGGCACGGGAGAGGTTGGGGGTCGCTGGCGTGTCGCGAACGACGAGCGCTGCACCACCATATTGTCTGGCTTGCCCTCACGGCAGGGCAAAGAAATCTGCGCCCCGATCTACCGTCGGGGTGAAACATACTTATCGCTGAATCCAGACGGCAGCATCCATGGCATCCATCGGCTGACCCCCCTGACACAGCAACAGTAAGCTGAAACCGGGTACATTTTCGACGCTCTCCCCGCTCCTTTCATGGTGTTTCGCGCGCGGCCACAACCGTCCACGCTTGTCGCGCCGATGGGCTTTTTCGACTCAAGCCGGCAGCCCGCCAGCGTGGCTACGTGTTCGCTGGAGTGCTGATCATGGGAGGGGGCCGGGTAGCCCTGTTATGGTCCGACCGGGATGCGGTAGGTCACGGAACTGCCGGGCAACTGTCATCCGCGCCATCAACGATGCGTTGCCCCCCTCGATGTCAAGGTGCGGGAGACACCGGCTTCACCCGGCCGGATATGGAATTTGATCAGAGAGACCGGGGCATGATTGTGCCGCTCCGCATCGTGGAGCAGCTAAAATTGATATTGACATCAACCTCAATCAGGGCGTCAATTGGCGCCCCCGGGCGCAGGCTCAGCGCGGCGCAACGGGGTTGAACAGTGGAGTGCGCATACATTGGCACGCACGGGACGCACGTTAAGGGAGGCATGATGGTTCGGGAAGAAACCTACGATGTGGTAGTGGTCGGCACCGGTGCAGGTGGGTTGTTTGCTGCACTGCGCGCCGCTTGCCTGGGGAAGTCGGTATTGGTGCTGGAGAAAGGAGCCCAATTTGGCGGCACGTCGGCCAAATCAGGAGCGAGCCTGTGGATTCCCAACAATGATCTCATGGCAGCAGTGGGTACCACCGATTCCCGCGAAGAGGCGTTCGAATACCTGCGTACCCTGATCGACGATCAGATCAGTGATCAGCAGATCCACACCTACATCGATAACGCGCCGCAAATGCTCCGTTTCCTGGCCGAGGCGTCCCCCGTGCAATTCATCGCGGTTGAGGGATACGCCGATTACTACCCGGATTTGCCGGGCTGGAAGTCGGGTGGGCGCGCACTGGATGCATTGCCGATAGATGGCCGCCCCATGGGAAAGTCGCTTTACGATATGGTGGAGACGCCGCGCCAGTCCAAGGCCATGGGCATGGTGGCGATGAGTATTGTCGAGGGGTCGGCGATTCTGGCGACCGTTCCGGGCTGGAAAAAAATTCTCGCCAGGATATTCCTGAAGTATTTCCTGGATATTCCGGGGCGACTGCGCGGCGCCAGGGACCGGCGACTCACCCAGGGCAATGCGCTGATAGGTGGCCTGTGGATGGCGCTGCGCGAGCGCGGCGTGCCCCTGTGGCTCAATGCGCCGGTGAAGGAACTGATTCGCGAGGGCGATCGCGTCACGGGATTGATGGTGGAGCGCGACGGGCAGCAAGCCGTGCGTGTCCTGGCCCGCTCCGGCGTGGTGATCGCCGCCGGTGGGTTCGAAGCCAATCAGGCCATGCGCGAACAGTACCTGCCGCAACCCACCAGCGCACAGTGGAGCGCTGGCAATCCGCACAACACTGGCGACCTGATTCGCCAGGCGATGGATCTGGGCGCCGCAGTGAAACTGATGGATGAAGCCTGGTGGGCGCCGGTATTCAAGGTGGATGGCTTCGAACAGAATTTTGTGCTGTTTTCGGAAAAATCCAAACCGGGATTGATACTGGTCGACCAGGCTGGCAAGCGGTTCATGAACGAGGCCATCACCTACAACAGTTACGGGGAGGAGTTCTACGGCGCTCGCAGCCAGGGCCATGACTGCATTCCCGCCTTCGCCATCTTCGACAGTCGCTACCGCAAGAATTACATGTTCGGTCCCCTGCTGCAGCGCTCGTATACGCCGGACTGGGTGCATCGCCGGTTGTTCCAGCGCGGACTGATGGTGAAGGCCGACACGCTGCGGGAACTGGCGCTGAAGCTCGATATCGATCCGGCGGGGCTGGAGGCCTCGGCCGCACGCATGAAGGGTTATGCACAGCAGGGTAGTGACGAGGAGTTTCACCGTGGCGACAACGATCACGATCGCTATTACGGCGATCCATCGGTAACCCCCAATCCCTGCCTGGCCGCGATCGATGAGCCGCCCTTTTATGGCGCGAGAATTTATCCCGGGGATATCGGCACCAAGGGTGGCTTGGTGACCAATACCAATGCGCAGGTGCTGGACCAGGCGGGTAATGTCATCCGGGGACTCTATGCCATCGGTAACAGTTCCGCCTCGATCATGGGCACCAAGTATCCCGGCGCCGGCTGTACGCTGGGTCCGGCCATGACGTTTGCTTATCTCGCCGTCAACCATATCGCTGCGAGCGAGGACTGATTGCCGGTTGCGGTGCGCCAGACAACGCTGCGCGGGCAGTTGATTGCAAGCCGGTTTTCATGAACAGCGGGAGTACTTACGGGAGTACTGTCCAATGCGTTTTGCACTGAATCCGGGTTTGGGCGGCTATCAGGACTACCAGGATATGGCCCGCGCGACCGGGGAGAGCGGCTGGATCTCCGCCAACGCCGAATCCGCAGCGCTGCAGGGCACGCTGGATGATCTGCGCGCCACCCCGGCCGTGGCAACCGAACGAGCGTTGACTGCATGAAGCTCCAGCAACTCCGCTATATCTGG is from Gammaproteobacteria bacterium and encodes:
- a CDS encoding FAD-dependent oxidoreductase, producing MMVREETYDVVVVGTGAGGLFAALRAACLGKSVLVLEKGAQFGGTSAKSGASLWIPNNDLMAAVGTTDSREEAFEYLRTLIDDQISDQQIHTYIDNAPQMLRFLAEASPVQFIAVEGYADYYPDLPGWKSGGRALDALPIDGRPMGKSLYDMVETPRQSKAMGMVAMSIVEGSAILATVPGWKKILARIFLKYFLDIPGRLRGARDRRLTQGNALIGGLWMALRERGVPLWLNAPVKELIREGDRVTGLMVERDGQQAVRVLARSGVVIAAGGFEANQAMREQYLPQPTSAQWSAGNPHNTGDLIRQAMDLGAAVKLMDEAWWAPVFKVDGFEQNFVLFSEKSKPGLILVDQAGKRFMNEAITYNSYGEEFYGARSQGHDCIPAFAIFDSRYRKNYMFGPLLQRSYTPDWVHRRLFQRGLMVKADTLRELALKLDIDPAGLEASAARMKGYAQQGSDEEFHRGDNDHDRYYGDPSVTPNPCLAAIDEPPFYGARIYPGDIGTKGGLVTNTNAQVLDQAGNVIRGLYAIGNSSASIMGTKYPGAGCTLGPAMTFAYLAVNHIAASED
- a CDS encoding TonB-dependent receptor, producing the protein MSQLELNRKTLSLIVAGAAALMMAEGAVAQKAGLEEMVVTAQKREQDIQDVPISMTAIGGEALRTRGIDGIATINGIAPNVTFRESPSSSLISIVSIRGSTAGQPAIWMDPPIGMYLDGVYLSKSQGSVFGIVDLERIEVLRGPQGTLFGRNTEGGAINFITRKPSGELSGSVGLEYGRFNNTVARGNVDLPQMGMLSTSFSYRKVDRDEIIENDTPGVEDLGELDEEAYRFAAKLDITDKLQANYAYDHSEADNTSPAITAASLVGWQGSSPFYQGFASFIESDFPNSIATNPDRPLFNKSDIDGHALTLAYDVNEHNQIKYIGAYREVDFDDGNDIDGAPISFTTVPFGPNLYFQRHTNISTTSHEIQWVGDIDRLNYVLGYYYYEDEGDTWGPQDFFGSTARDDYGADTKASAWFMQFDYELTDKLTATVGFRQTEEEKSGYTRRFNTDGFNGPRTGAFVINVSGYKAQWNSDTPVFALRYALTDDLSLYARAAKGFKSGGFSSELTDPVSLLMPFDPEEAWTYEAGIKASLFDNRAKVSAAVFRNEITDFQTTQLIPGGTGSSSFVTNAGEATYQGIELEGTFLVSDGWTVQFGYGYLDAEFGEFMDNPIDFDPVSGNYFTNSSAALIDTGSNRVAPYAPEHTLNLNLDGRLAQTEIGELRLIVDYTFISSNYLYAANKSLDAPNAGGQYLADLVEIPDAPMLNARLLLSGIPMGCCAGEAQVSIFGRNLTDFDDRQPAIDFGGFIDASWPTPRTYGVAVDYSW
- a CDS encoding 5'-nucleotidase, which produces MPAELGNKLVIAISSRALFDLDQSHEVFERDGLEAYQRYQIEHEDQVLAPGDAFLLVQKLLGLNARLKGEARVEVILLSRNSADTGLRVFNSIQHYGLAITRAAFCAGQSPYRYVGAFGCHLFLSTEAEDVRQALEQGVAAATFLPSRASSESVEQLRFAFDGDAVLFSDEAEQIYKSQGLEAFTRSEQQAAKQPLSGGPFKAFLSALQQLQHEFPQDQCPIRTALVTARSAPAHERVVRTLRAWGIRIDESLFLGGLNKSEFLRAYGADVFFDDQRLHCDSASEHVPTGHVPHGIANR